GCCTTCATGCCCCGGTACATGGTGTTCAACCACAGGACTCGGTCTTTCCGGACCCGGTGCCGGTGGTCACGAGCGTGGGCTCGGGCTGGTGCCCGTCCTTGCTGGTCAGCCGGGCGAACGTCTCCGCCTGGTGGGCGTACGGCGGCGGGAAGTCCGCCGGATGCCAGTCCAGCTGCCGCTCCCAGCCGTCGGCCGCCGGCCGGAGGGGACGCCGGATGCGCAGATAGGGATGCGGAAGAGCCCGTCGGTCGGGTCGGTGAGGAAGGCCTCCAGGGCGTCCCCGTCCCGTCGAACTGATCGAAACCGATCACGTTCCACTCTACGAGCAGGGTCGGACAGGTTCACGGGGGCTTGGCCTCTCCCCGACCAAACGGGCCCGGCAGGCTCGTCCCGGCAGGCGTGTCGGCCCGGCAGGCGTGTCGGCCCGGCAGGCCGCGCCCCTCGGAGCGCTCCGGCGGTACGGCACAAGCCGCGCAGCCCAGAAGGATGATATTCCCGGAACTTCCGCCATCTGCCTTCCTGTTACTGGTAGAAGAAGCGACACAGCGCGGGCCGTGGGACGCGGCCCACGTGGGGAGGGCGGGGGAAATGGGACGCAGGCACATGGTGTACGTGCTGCCCGGGATCGGCGGCAGCGTGCTGGAACGGCCCGCAGGCGGCGGCAAGCCGCCGGAGGTGGTGTGGGACGCGGGCTTCGGCGACATCGCCGGCCTGCTGCGCCGGCCGGACCGGCTGGCTGTGGGCGAGCCGCTGCGGGCGACCGGTCTGATCCGCTCCAAGCGGCTGCTGCCGGGCTGGACCGTCGTCCCCGGCTACGAACGGCTGGTGGCGAACCTTCAGGCGCTGCCGGGTACGGTCATCGACACCGGGCACCCCGAGAAGCGGAACCCGGCCGCGAACGTGGTGCTGTTCCCGTACGACTTCCGCCTGGGTGTCAGGCATGCCGCGCAGCTGCTCGCGGCCGATGTCCACGACCGGCTGAAGGACCTCGCACCGGCCGAGCGGGCCGGCCGGGTCGTGGTGGTCGCCCACTCGATGGGCGGTCTGGTCGCCCGGCACTGGCTGGGCCCGCTGGAGGGCTGGCCGCTGTGCCGGGCCCTGATCACCCTCGGCACCCCCCACCGCGGCGCCCCGAAGGCACTGCACCTGCTGGCCGACGGCGTACGGGTGGCGGGAATCCGGCTGGACGGGGTGAGCGACCTGCTGGCCCAGTGGCCGTCGGTGGCCGAGCTGCTGCCCCGCTACCCGATGGTCTGGGACACCGCCGCGGCGGCTCCCCTCTACCCCCACGATGTGCCCCTGCAGCACCTGCGCTCCCTGGCGAAGCAGGGTTTCGCACTGCACGAGGAGATCGAGCAGGCGTGGCAGGCCATGCCGCGCACCGGCGTCGAGCCGCAGGTGGTGCCCCGGCTGGGCTGGAGTCACCGCACCCCGGGCTCGGCGGTGTGGGACGGCCGCACGCTGAAGGTCGGCAAGAAGCTGCCGGCCTGGCTGGAGCTGGCGGGCTGGGAAAAGGACCACGGCGACGGCACCGTACCGGCGATCTCGGCCGTGCCGGTGGAGATGGACGGCCACGACACCTCCGGCTGGCGGGCCCGCGACCGCCACGGTCCCATCGTCTCCGCCGACTGGATTCCCGGCCTGGTCGAGGTCTACGAGGAACGGCAGCGGCTGACCGCGGCGCGCGGCGAGGAACGTGAGGCCGCCCTCGGCCTGGGCATGGACGAACTCCACGCCCAGGGCGCGACGATCCCGCTGGAGACACGGTTGCGCGGCGACAGCCTGCCGCCGGAGGCCACCGCCGATCCGAGCGGGCTCGCGGTCTGGGCCACCCTGCGCCCGGTGCACGGCCCGCGGGCCGCGGTCGCCGAGGTGCGGCTGGAGTGGGACGGCGACCGGGGTGCCTACGTCACCGAACTGCCCGGCCAGGAGCCCGGCCTGTACGACGTGCGCGTGAGTGTGCGGGCCGTGCCCGGCGTCGGTGACCTGTCCGCGTCCGACTCCCTCGCGGTGGTGGCCCCATGAGCCCCGTCGGCTCCTGGCCCCGCTGGTCCCTTGACGGGGAACCGGCCGCGCTGGCCAAGTACGTGCTGCCCGACGAGGTCGCCGCCCTGCTGCACCTGCCCGGACCCCCGGCCGACAGTCGCATCGGGCAGACCCGGGCTGTCTACGAGGCGCTGGCGGGTGCCGGGATCACCTACTCCCACGAGGCGCCCTCCGACGATCCCGGCCGCCAGGTCGTCCGCCAGCCCGGCGAGGTGCTGTGGTGCCCCCGGCACGCCACCTGCCTGGATCTCTCCCTGATCTTGGCCGGCGCCTGCCTCCACGCCGGCCTGCACCCCTTCGTCCTCATCCTCGACCCACCCGAATCCGGACGCGCCGCACACGCCCTGCTCGGCGTATGGGTCGACGACGTCACATCCGACGATGACGACGACATCCGGATGCCGGACGCGGACGTGTGGACCAGCCGCCCCGACGGCTTCGACGACCTCGTCCAGACCGACCCGACCGGGCCGTCGAGACCACTTCTGCTGCTGGACCCGGTGGGCGTCGC
The DNA window shown above is from Streptomyces akebiae and carries:
- a CDS encoding lipase/acyltransferase domain-containing protein, with translation MGRRHMVYVLPGIGGSVLERPAGGGKPPEVVWDAGFGDIAGLLRRPDRLAVGEPLRATGLIRSKRLLPGWTVVPGYERLVANLQALPGTVIDTGHPEKRNPAANVVLFPYDFRLGVRHAAQLLAADVHDRLKDLAPAERAGRVVVVAHSMGGLVARHWLGPLEGWPLCRALITLGTPHRGAPKALHLLADGVRVAGIRLDGVSDLLAQWPSVAELLPRYPMVWDTAAAAPLYPHDVPLQHLRSLAKQGFALHEEIEQAWQAMPRTGVEPQVVPRLGWSHRTPGSAVWDGRTLKVGKKLPAWLELAGWEKDHGDGTVPAISAVPVEMDGHDTSGWRARDRHGPIVSADWIPGLVEVYEERQRLTAARGEEREAALGLGMDELHAQGATIPLETRLRGDSLPPEATADPSGLAVWATLRPVHGPRAAVAEVRLEWDGDRGAYVTELPGQEPGLYDVRVSVRAVPGVGDLSASDSLAVVAP